The segment CCATCAAAGAACCTGTACCTACAACTCCTAGTGTTTTACAGATAAGAATTCGTTTTTTTATTTCATCAAGACGTTCAAGATGTGTTGACATTTCAGCTGCCCAATTTGCAAATTTTAGACCAAATGAAATGATGCTTGCATGTTGACCGTGTGTTCTACCTACTGCTGGAAGTGTTTTGTATTTCATTGCATTTTTTGTTAATACCAATGCAAGTTTCCCAACCTTTGGTTGAATAATACGAATTGCATCTCTCATTTGCATTGAATTACTTGTATCTACAAGATCATTACTTGTTAATCCGTAATGTATCCAGGGTCTTGATTCTTTTTTACATCTTTCAGCTAATGATTCAACTAATGCAGCAGTGTCATGATCACTTTTTGCCTCTAACTGTTTAATTCGTTTAGCTGTAATCTTTCCTGAACGTGCGGCCCTTGCAATATCTTTTGCAATTGATTTCGGAATTAGATTAATTTCGCCTTGGGATAATGCCGCAGCAGCTTCAATTTCTAATTGATAATCAACCTTTTTCTGCTCGCCAAAAATTTCAAGCATCTCTTTTGTGCCATAACGTCCACTGTCTATAGGTAAAATTGCCACTAATTAGTATGGATTTTTTACAAAAATAAACTTATGTCTATTAAAAAATATAATTTGAATTTGAACCGTCAAAATTGATTACCACTCCTGAAAGATATTTTATCTCTTTTTCCACTATGGAACTTACAAAATCGCCTATCTCTTCTGGTTTTCCTAATCTTTTCATAGGTAAACTATCTGCATATTCTTCCACATTATCTACTAATTCTTTTGTTCGATCTGTATTGATTGGTCCTGGTGCAATGTTGATTAGACTAACATCTCTTTCAGCAAATTCTTTACTTAGAATTTTAAAAACACTTGAAAATGCTGCTCTATAAGCACTGGAAATAATTAATTTTGAATTTGGTTCTTTGATAACATTAGATGTTATTGCAAAAACATACCCACCATCATTAATTTTGATTTTTTGTAGTAATGTACAAAATCCAACAAATAACTGATTATGATATTTTTCCCAGTCTTCTTTACTTATTTTTTCAAATTCAATAATTGGTGGACCACCTGTGTTTAGCACCAATATGTCAGTTGAATTATTTTCATTAGCAAATTTGTTTACACTATCCAAATTTGATGTATCTATGTCATTACTTGATAATGAAAATACATCCAAATCCAGTTTTTTCAATGAATCTGAAATTGATTTACCAATACCTCTGCTGGCACCTAAAACAATTGCTTTTTTCATTATGTATTGGAAATTGTTATTTCATTTTAATTTATTCAAATAATTGAATTTCATTTAAATTGCCATATGCAGTTTTTACTATAGATAATGACTGATTTGAAACCAAAAAAAATAGGTGAAAATCAGTATCAGATTGATGCTGATTCATCACTAGGAATGAAAGTACCTGTAACAATTTATGCTAATGATGTATTATTAGAAAAAATGATGACTGATAGAACAATCAAACAAGCAGTAAATGTATCAACACTGCCTGGAATTCAAGAACATTCGATAGTTTTACCCGATGGTCATGAAGGATATGGATTTCCTGTAGGTGGAGTTGCTGCAATGGATGCTGAAGAAGGAATGATTAGTCCTGGTGGTGTTGGTTATGACATTAATTGTGGTGTAAGACTGTTAAGAACAAATCTTACTGAAGAACAAGTTAGACCAAAACTTAACGACCTTGTTAATGATCTTTTCAAATCTATTCCGTCTGGAGTTGGTTCAAAAGGAGCTGTTCGTTTGACACAATCTGAATTGGATGAAGTATTGGTGAAAGGTGTATCATGGGCAATTGACAATGGATATGGCACAAATGATGATGCAAATGTATGTGAGGAAAATGGACAAATGGCGAATGCAGATCCAAACAAAGTATCTGATAAAGCACGAAAGCGCGGATTACCACAACTAGGAAGTTTAGGTTCTGGAAATCATTTTCTTGAAGTCCAACGTGTACAAGAAATTCATGACGAAGAAGCTG is part of the Candidatus Nitrosopelagicus brevis genome and harbors:
- a CDS encoding SDR family oxidoreductase, producing MKKAIVLGASRGIGKSISDSLKKLDLDVFSLSSNDIDTSNLDSVNKFANENNSTDILVLNTGGPPIIEFEKISKEDWEKYHNQLFVGFCTLLQKIKINDGGYVFAITSNVIKEPNSKLIISSAYRAAFSSVFKILSKEFAERDVSLINIAPGPINTDRTKELVDNVEEYADSLPMKRLGKPEEIGDFVSSIVEKEIKYLSGVVINFDGSNSNYIF